Within Streptomyces antibioticus, the genomic segment GGGGCAGCCCGCTGATCGTCGCGTCCGCGTGGTCCCACGTACGCCGGTAGAACCCGACGATCTGGTCACGCGTCTCGTCCTCGGCCGCCCACAGATCGCTGCCGTCGTGGTCCTGCCACCGGGGCAGCGGCTCCGGGCAAGGACGGTCGAAGACCTCGCCGAAGTACCTGGCCTCGACGCTGGCCACGTGCTTGACCAGGCCGAGGAGGTTGGTCCCGGTCGCTGTCAGAGGCCGGCGGGCGTCGTACTCGGACAGGCCGTCGAGCTTCCAGAGCAGCGCCTGGCGGTCCCGCCGCAGTCTCCCGTGCAGGGTGTCCTTCGCGAAGTCGTCGATCATGCGGCATGAGCCTGCCACGGGCTGCTCGTGGTCTCAAGATCCCTCGCAGGGAGACGGCTCTGACCTGGGAGGTCAGGGTCGGAGGGCATGAACTCGTCAGATAGGCTGCCGCCTCTTGCAACGGCAACCTCCTGAAGAGGTGTGAATGAAGACAGGCAGACGAACCGCCACGGTGGTGACGTTCGTGGGGGCGCTGGGCCTCTCGGTGCTGAACGCGCCGGCGGCTCAGGCAGCGGACACCGGTATCACCGTGTCGGGCATCGTCATCAACAACGGCAAGCCGATCGTCGTCGGCACGTCGAAGGTCGTGGAGCCGCCGCTCCGCTTCAACATCGCCCTGCCCTCCGGGTACAGCACCGCCAACCCCTTCCGCTACGAGGCGGAGCCGTTCCTCTACCGGGGCAGCATCAGTACGGCGGCCAAGACCGGTGAGAACTACATCGGGCCGGGCGGTTACACGTGCTACGAGACGGACGCCAAACACGCTCGCTGTGAGGGCAACCTCTACATCGACCCGGACCGGACCCAGGATCACGTCGACTCCAACAGCGACGCCACGACCTGGAAGGTCGGCGTCACGCTACGGCTGTTCAAGGCCGACGGCGGCCTGAAGACCGAGGAACGGGAGACGCGCTCCACGACCGTCCAGTTCCGCCGCGCGGCCAAGCTCACCACCAACGCCTCGCCGGAACCGGTCACCAAGGGCAAGCCGATCACCGTCACGGGCAAGCTGACCCGGGCGAACTGGAGCACGAAGAAGTACGGCACCTACAGCGGCCGTACGGTCGGTCTCCAATTCCGCGCGAAGGGCACCGACACCTTCAAGACGATCAAGAAGGCCACCACCAGCAGCACGGGCGGCCTGAAGACCACGGTCACCGCCTCAGTCGACGGCTACTACCGCTGGGTGTACAACGGCAACACCACGACGGGCGCGACCACGAGCACGGCCGATTACATCGACGTGCGCTGACGGCGCGTGAAGAGTGGCTCGGCCGGCTGGTCCGGCCGAGCCA encodes:
- a CDS encoding DinB family protein, which encodes MIDDFAKDTLHGRLRRDRQALLWKLDGLSEYDARRPLTATGTNLLGLVKHVASVEARYFGEVFDRPCPEPLPRWQDHDGSDLWAAEDETRDQIVGFYRRTWDHADATISGLPLDAPGHVPWWPEPAPNTNLFAVMVHVLGEANRHAGHADILREGVDGRTGMRPEHEQRIDEEARAAYRAKVEQAARSAVAIKA